A single genomic interval of Nostoc commune NIES-4072 harbors:
- a CDS encoding GNAT family N-acetyltransferase, with product MLIEQDKIAIRLMQDEIYDYQLMAKWLTDAQVLEFYEGRDNPFDLERIIETYKPMIRGDDPVVPCLFYYQNIPIGYLQYCALNDLSQTDRELYHLDDQTDYVYGIDLFIGETDYWNKGIGTKILSAFITYLFEQRQAHKIVIDPHVDNPRAIRCYEKCGFVKLKLLPAHELHEGEYSDCWLMAIERKNPLHS from the coding sequence ATGCTAATTGAACAAGACAAAATTGCTATTCGTCTAATGCAAGATGAAATATATGATTATCAGTTGATGGCAAAATGGTTAACTGATGCACAAGTTTTGGAATTTTATGAAGGAAGAGATAATCCTTTTGATTTAGAAAGAATTATAGAAACGTACAAACCGATGATTAGGGGAGATGACCCGGTTGTTCCGTGTCTGTTCTACTATCAAAATATTCCCATTGGTTATTTGCAGTATTGTGCGCTCAATGACTTATCTCAAACCGATAGAGAATTGTATCATCTTGATGATCAAACTGATTATGTCTACGGAATTGACTTGTTCATAGGCGAAACCGACTATTGGAACAAGGGAATTGGTACAAAAATATTGTCAGCATTTATCACTTATCTTTTTGAACAGCGACAAGCTCATAAAATTGTCATAGATCCTCATGTTGACAATCCTCGCGCTATCCGTTGTTATGAAAAATGTGGTTTTGTCAAACTAAAGCTATTGCCCGCTCATGAGCTACATGAAGGGGAATACTCAGATTGTTGGCTTATGGCAATAGAAAGAAAGAATCCATTGCACTCCTAA